The nucleotide sequence GCGGGCGTGCAAAATGCCCTTTCCATGGCCTGGATGTGCGTGCTTGCGGCAGAGATGGTCGGCGCGCGCGAGGGGGTCGGCTTTATCATCATTCAGGGCATGGATCTTAACAAGTCCTCCATGATTCTCGTGGGAATGATACTCATCGGTGTGGTGGGCTCCCTGCTGGCGGCGGCTTTGCGCTGGGTTGAACGTGTGCTCTGCCCCTGGAGGAGGGAAATGGTATGAATGCCGAAAAAAAAGTCAAAATTGCCTGCAATGACGTTTCCAAAACTTTTTATGTGCCGGGGCAAAAACAGCTTTTGCATGTACTGAACAAGGTTTCACTGCAGGTGTACGAAAACGAGTTTCTGGTCATTCTTGGGCCTGGGCAAAGCGGAAAAACCGTGCTGCTCAACTGCGTGGCGGGGCTTCTGGAACCCACTGCCGGATCAATCTGCATCAACGATGTGCCCATTTCAGGGCCGGGTACAGACCGGGGCATGGTGTTTCAGCGCTATGCGCTCTTTCCGTGGAAAACAATAGAGCACAATGTGGCCTTTGGTCTTGCAGTGCGCGGTGTTTCCTTAAAGGAACGGCTTAAAATCGCCCACAAATATATAGAGCTTGTGGGACTTACAGGTTTTGAAAAGGCCTACCCGGCGCAGCTCTCGGGCGGCATGAAGCAGCGCGTGGGCATTGCCCGTGCCTACGCCAATGACCCGGACATCCTGCTGATGGACGAACCATTTGGCGCGCTGGACGCCCAGACCCGTTACGCGATGGAACAGGAACTGCGCAGCATATGGGAAAAAGAAAAACGCACTGTCTGCTTTGTAACCAATAATATTGAAGAAGCCATTTACCTTGGCGACAGGGTTGTGGTTATGTCCGCCATGCCGGGCAAGGTAAAAACAGAGTACAACATTGATATTCCGTCACCTCGCGAGTACACGCATCCCACATTTCTTGCCATGCGCAAACAGATTTCAGAAGACACCGATTTGGTGCTGTAGGAGACAAGTATGTTATTTGGAAATAAAGCCACCTACGCCGCAAACCGGGAAGTAAAGGTTTCGGTTTCCAGTCTGACCAAGCGGTACGACGACCTGCTGGTGCTCAATGATATCAACTTCGATATCTATAAGGGCGAAATGCTGTGCATTGTGGGGCCGACTGGCTGCGGAAAAACAACATTCTTGAACTGTCTTTCACGTTTTATTCCCATTACGCACGGATCCATAAATGTCGATGGAGAATCCGCCGACCCCAGAAAACACAATATTGCTTTTGTGTTTCAGGAAGTGTCCGCCATTCCCTGGCTTACAGTGGAAGACAATATCCGTTTTGGTCTGCGCATCAAGCGGCTGCCCGAAGATGAAATTGAAAAACGTGTTGAACGCATGCTTGATGTGGTTGGCCTTATGAAATACCGCACCTACTTTCCCCAGCAGCTTTCGGCCAGCATGGAGCAGCGGGTGGTTATTGCCAGAAATTTTGCCATCAATCCCGACCTGCTGCTTATGGACGAACCCTATGGGCAGCTTGACGTAAAACTGCGTTACTACCTTGAAGACGAGCTTATGCGCATCTGGAAGGAGCTTGGAAGCACTGTTGCCTTTATTACCCACAATATAGAAGAAGCCGTGTATCTTGCGGAGCGTATCCTGATACTTTCTCCCAAGCCGTCCACCATCAAGGAAGAAGTCATTGTGGATTTGCCCCGACCACGGCAGTTTGATGATCCCAAGTTTGTTGCCATCCGCGACTATGTGACAGAAAAAATCAAATGGTGGTGACCGTCGCAGTTCGCTCGGGCGTCCGGCTGCGTATGCCAACAGTGAGCGCCGGGCAGTTGACCGCCTAAACCGTGCAGCATACTGGGGAGCGCATATGCAAAGACCAACAGTGCTTGCCGAGTATATGGAACAACTGTGCGATACGTTTCAGGACGCCATATGCGTTACCGATCACGAAGGTCAGGTGGTTCTGGTTAATACCCGCCATTCTGAACTTACGGGAATTCCAAAGGAAATGATGATCGGCAAACGCATACAGGACATGGTGCAAAGCGGTGTCTTTGACGTGGTGCTCAACCCGCGCATCGTTGAATCCGGCAGGCCGTTTTCAAGTGTGCAAAACCTTTATAATGGCCGCACGATGTTGCTGGACGGTCACCCCGTCAAGGATGAAAACGGCAGCGTTATCTACGTTGTTACTGTTATACGCGATGTCACGGCGCTGGCTGAAATGCGCGAGGAAATAGCATCGCAGAGGGAACTGCTGGAAACGTTTCAATCCATGAACCATGAAGGCAAATCGGGCAGTCAGTATCCGCGTGTTGTAAAAAGCCCGGTTATGCAGCGCCTGTATGCCGAGGTGTCAGGCATTGCGGCAACAGATGCAACGGTTCTGCTTCAGGGCGAAACCGGCGTCGGCAAGGACATGGTGGCCCGGCATATCCACCAGCAAAGCCAGAGGGCCAATGCGCCGTTTATCAAGGTAGATTGCGGTAGTATCCCGGAAAACCTGATTGAATCAGAGCTATTTGGCTATATGTCCGGCAGCTTTTCCGGCGCCAGCCGGAGCGGAAAAGCCGGCCTGATTGAGGTGGCCTCGGGCGGCACCCTGTTCTTGGATGAGGTGGGGGAGCTGCCCATGCCCATGCAGTCCCGCCTGCTGCGCCTGATTCAGGACAAGGAAATACAGCGCGTCGGTGCAACAGCTCCCAAAATGGTGGATGTACGTATTGTGGCGGCGTCCAACAAGGATCTGGAACGTGAGGTCGACAGGGGGATGTTTCGGGCCGATCTGTATTTCAGGCTCAAGGTTGTGGTCGTTACCGTGCCGCCGCTTCGCGAGCGCAAGGTCGAAATTCTGCCGCTGGCCGAGGGTTTTCTGGCTTATTATTCCAGAAGATACCGAAAAAATGCATGGTTTTCCGAATCCGCAGAAAAAATTCTGCAGGAATACCGCTGGCCTGGCAATGTGCGTGAGCTTGAAAACCTTGTGCAGGGGCTGGTTGTGACCTGCAAGAGGGGCGTTATTGACGCCGCTGACCTCGCAGGCATCAGCCACGAACCCTGCCAAGCGTCGGCAGGTGAAAACTGCTGGTACCCCAAGATTGAGGGACGGTCGCTCAAAAGCATTATGCGTGATGTGGAAAATGCCGTCATTGAGCAGGGCTTGAAACGCTATGGGTCGCTGCGTGAGCTTTCCCGCCATTTGCAGATGGACCGCAGCACGTTGTTCAGAAAAATCAAAGGCAGGGAATCTGCCAAACAGGATGAAAGTTTGCCCCGCAAAAACTGTCAGTAGCCGGGCCGCACAAAAAAGTGCAATTCATGCCATAGCGGTCTTGCAAGCAGATTTTTGCGCGGGTCCAGAGGGGAGCTGCTGCCCCTGTGTTGCGCCAGGGGTTGCAGCAGGATGGTGAAGAACCACGAGCAACAAGAGATGTCTGCCTGATTTTGCCGTATAGGCGGCGCGAGCGTCAGAATGAAATTCCAGGGCGTTTCCGCCCGGCGTCTGGGTTTTGGCAATTGAATTTTGCGCTGCCGCTGTTTTACAGCTCAGGGGTAAACTCGCCGCGCACCAGCAGGCGCACCTCGCCGCTTACCAGCATGCTGCCGCTGGCTTTGTCCTTGCGGATGCCGATTTTTGAATCGCGCCCCACAAAGCGCCCCTGCCTGAGCACAATGGCCTCGGCGGGAAAAAATCTGTTGCGGCTGTAAAGGTAGGCCCCCACTGGCCCTGCGGCGCTGCCGGTGGCCACGTCTTCGATCAGGCCTGCGTTGTCCCAGGTTCTGCCTTCCAGTGTATTTACATCAAAGACGTACACAAACTTTGCACCGATCCGGGCAAGTCTGCCCTCATAATCGTCAGTCGTAATGCGGGCCTGCTCGAGGCCTGAAACTACGGGTACAAGCAGATAGGGCAGACCGGTCGAAACAACTTCCAGGGGAAACTGCGGCGTCATGTTGTGTTCGCTCAGGTTAAGCGGCTGCAGAAGGTGTGGGTACTCCTGGGGCTGCGGGCTGCAAACAAATTCCGCCTGTCCCTGGTCCATGCAGCAGTCATGGCAGTCGCCCCGCGCCGAGCAGGAAACCGAAACCTGTCGGCTGTTCAGGTTGAAGAAAACAACCCCGGCGTCGCTCGGTAAAAATTCGTGCCGCACCACAGCCGCTGCGCCCAGGATGGGATGCCCGGCAAAGTCCAGCTCTTCTTCAATAGTAAAAATGCGGGCATCAAAGCTGTTTTTGCCGCATCTGACAAGAAAAATCGTCTCGAACTGCCGGAATTCCCGCGCAATTTGCTGCATCACGGCCCGCTCGGGAAAGGACGGTGCGACAAAAACCGTCAGCCCGTTGCCGGTCATGGGTTTTTGGCAAAAGACATCCGCGTGGTAGTACAGCATGTAGCCTCCTGTGCGTGGGCGTAGTGCTTGGGACCCGTGACTTCGGGGCTGGCTGCCAGACCGCCCGGCTGGTCGGGATGCGTAAAAAGGCGGGGGAGCTTACTGCCGCGCCAGAGGAGCGTATTGCCCTGCAACGGCCCGGAGCAGATCGTCGGGGGGCAGGCGCAGCTGCACGCCGCGCTGCCCAGCGCTGACAAAGATATAGTCGTACAGAATGGCGCTTTCGTCCATAAAGACAGGATAGGCCTTTTTGGCCCCAAGCGGCGAGCATCCCCCCCGTATGTAGCCGGTGAGCGGGCGCACATCCTTGAGCGGAACCATCTCCACATGCTTGTTGGCAGAGGCGACTGCCAGCGCCTTGAGGTCAAGCTCCGCCGCTGCGGGTATGCAGGCCATGAGAACGCCCGTCTTGTCGCCCCGTGCGACCAGGGTTTTGAACACGCATGCCGGGTCAACGCCCAGCTTGTGCGCCATGGTTACCGCAGAGAGGTCGCTTTCGTCCACCTCGGCGGTATGCAGCTCAAAGGCAATGCCCATGCTTTCAAGAATTCTGGCGGCATTGGTTTTGGAAACTTTGGCGGCGGACATGGAGGGCGGTATCAGTGCAGGTTGAGCCATGCGGCGAGCTTTTTGCGCAGTATGTCCTGACTGAAAGGCTTGGCTATGTGGTCGTTCATGCCGGCATTGATGATTTCGGCAATATTGTCCGGCATGGTGGCGGCGGTAAGGGCGATAATGGGCAGGCTTTTTTTGTTTTTATCCTTGGGCAGTGTGCGGCGCAGCTCGCGCGTGGCGGTCAGTCCGTCCATAACCGGCATGTTTACGTCCATGAGCACAATATCATATGGGGTCTCCGTCGCCATGCGCAGGGCTTCCTTGCCGTTGGACGCAACATCGCACTCAAAGCCCAGCTGGCGCAGCATTGCGCGCAACACTTCCACATTGATTTCGTTGTCTTCAGCAACCAGAACGCTGCACTCTCCGGCCCCGTCAAGCGGCATGGGGATGGACGTATTGTGCTCCGGCGGGCAGTAGACGTTGCGCGCGGGCGTGCAGGGTATGCTGAGGTGAAAGGTCGACCCCTTGCCCAGCTCGCTCTCGCACCACAGCGAGCCGTGCATAAGCTCTGCAATACGCTTGCAGATGCTCAATCCAAGCCCGGTACCGCCAAACCGGCGGCTGATGCTGGCATTTGCCTGGGTGTACGGGTCAAAGAGAAACTGCTGGTATTCGCGGCTGATGCCCATGCCCGTGTCGGTAATCCTGAAGTGCAGGTTGTCGGTATCGCCCGCTGTTTCGCGGTCGATGCACAACGAAATGCGCC is from Desulfovibrio desulfuricans and encodes:
- the ybaK gene encoding Cys-tRNA(Pro) deacylase, whose amino-acid sequence is MAQPALIPPSMSAAKVSKTNAARILESMGIAFELHTAEVDESDLSAVTMAHKLGVDPACVFKTLVARGDKTGVLMACIPAAAELDLKALAVASANKHVEMVPLKDVRPLTGYIRGGCSPLGAKKAYPVFMDESAILYDYIFVSAGQRGVQLRLPPDDLLRAVAGQYAPLARQ
- a CDS encoding PhzF family phenazine biosynthesis protein; translated protein: MLYYHADVFCQKPMTGNGLTVFVAPSFPERAVMQQIAREFRQFETIFLVRCGKNSFDARIFTIEEELDFAGHPILGAAAVVRHEFLPSDAGVVFFNLNSRQVSVSCSARGDCHDCCMDQGQAEFVCSPQPQEYPHLLQPLNLSEHNMTPQFPLEVVSTGLPYLLVPVVSGLEQARITTDDYEGRLARIGAKFVYVFDVNTLEGRTWDNAGLIEDVATGSAAGPVGAYLYSRNRFFPAEAIVLRQGRFVGRDSKIGIRKDKASGSMLVSGEVRLLVRGEFTPEL
- a CDS encoding ABC transporter ATP-binding protein, whose translation is MLFGNKATYAANREVKVSVSSLTKRYDDLLVLNDINFDIYKGEMLCIVGPTGCGKTTFLNCLSRFIPITHGSINVDGESADPRKHNIAFVFQEVSAIPWLTVEDNIRFGLRIKRLPEDEIEKRVERMLDVVGLMKYRTYFPQQLSASMEQRVVIARNFAINPDLLLMDEPYGQLDVKLRYYLEDELMRIWKELGSTVAFITHNIEEAVYLAERILILSPKPSTIKEEVIVDLPRPRQFDDPKFVAIRDYVTEKIKWW
- a CDS encoding sigma-54 interaction domain-containing protein, with the protein product MQRPTVLAEYMEQLCDTFQDAICVTDHEGQVVLVNTRHSELTGIPKEMMIGKRIQDMVQSGVFDVVLNPRIVESGRPFSSVQNLYNGRTMLLDGHPVKDENGSVIYVVTVIRDVTALAEMREEIASQRELLETFQSMNHEGKSGSQYPRVVKSPVMQRLYAEVSGIAATDATVLLQGETGVGKDMVARHIHQQSQRANAPFIKVDCGSIPENLIESELFGYMSGSFSGASRSGKAGLIEVASGGTLFLDEVGELPMPMQSRLLRLIQDKEIQRVGATAPKMVDVRIVAASNKDLEREVDRGMFRADLYFRLKVVVVTVPPLRERKVEILPLAEGFLAYYSRRYRKNAWFSESAEKILQEYRWPGNVRELENLVQGLVVTCKRGVIDAADLAGISHEPCQASAGENCWYPKIEGRSLKSIMRDVENAVIEQGLKRYGSLRELSRHLQMDRSTLFRKIKGRESAKQDESLPRKNCQ
- a CDS encoding ABC transporter ATP-binding protein, encoding MNAEKKVKIACNDVSKTFYVPGQKQLLHVLNKVSLQVYENEFLVILGPGQSGKTVLLNCVAGLLEPTAGSICINDVPISGPGTDRGMVFQRYALFPWKTIEHNVAFGLAVRGVSLKERLKIAHKYIELVGLTGFEKAYPAQLSGGMKQRVGIARAYANDPDILLMDEPFGALDAQTRYAMEQELRSIWEKEKRTVCFVTNNIEEAIYLGDRVVVMSAMPGKVKTEYNIDIPSPREYTHPTFLAMRKQISEDTDLVL